One Aegilops tauschii subsp. strangulata cultivar AL8/78 chromosome 2, Aet v6.0, whole genome shotgun sequence genomic window, AAGGGGTGCAAAATATTCTTCGAAGCATAGGTACAACATTTCCCAAGTTCTGCTTATTTACTTCAGAAACACACACTGTCGTCCAAACGTTTTTGCAGTAAGCTAGTAACCCATAACTAAAGCGTTAGCTATGCAAATTAAAGCCATCCTACCTGGAACTTCTTTGTACCACCAGACATCATACAGTTTTCTACTGCCTATATCCTAAAAGGCTATAGGTTACCAGAGAAGGGGTGCAAAATATTCCTCGAAGCATAGGTACAACATTTCCCAAGTTCTGCTTATTTACTTCAGAAACACACACTGTCGTCCAAACGTTTTTGCAGTAAGCCAGTAACCCATAACTAAAGCGTTAGCTATGCAAATTAAAGCCATCCTACCTGGAACTTCTTTGTACCACCAGACATCATACAGTTTTCTACTGCCAATATCCTAAAAGGCTATAGGTGACAGGGTCGCACCCTAAATGTCAaaaacccactttggtgcacgtGCTCCAGTGAGCGCTATATTTTGAATAGTTCCAAAATGGTATTTTGATTAAAAAAACCTGGAAAAAGTTTTACATGTTCATATGGATGTACACTACACATGTGCAAATTTATGTGATGAAATAAGTAACCATGCTAGCCACACAAAAATGACAATTGCGATTTTGGAAAGATGAACAGGGCATATACTGTTCACTATTTAGAAATCACCATTTTGACATTTTGTGTAGCTTACATGCTTACTTATTTCATCACCAAAATGTACACATATGTAGTATACATCCATATGAACATGTAGATTGTTTTCGGAAAATTTTGTAACTTTAAAATGTAATTTTTGAACTATTCAAAATAAAGTGCTCCAATGCACCCGTCCTCCAAAAATCCGCTTTCCCTAAATGTGGACTATTCATAAGCAGGCTATAGGTTACCAGAGAGGAGGGGAGTGCCTAGTGCCTAGGTGCCCTCCTTTTAGTGCAGTTTTCTACAGCTAACCTCATGCTTACTAGGAAATTGATTTCTGGTGAACTTTGTTTATCTTTTGCATGGAACCTCATATTGTTGTTTACTTTGCAGCGATATCCATATACGGAGCAATATATCCTGTCCAGTTTCTCCATGTGGAAGTCCTCTGCTAAGGTCAAGGTCTCCCCAACATACAAATGGCCGAATGTCGCCATCTCCAATTTCAAGCCCCAGAACCCTTTCAGGCGCTTCTACTCCCCTGTCTGGTGGCAATGGTGCTATTCCCTTTAATCATTCAAAGCAACCAACCTACAGCAATGAAGGATTTGCAATCGCATCAAGAGGCCCAGATGATCACTTCCCCAACCGGCCTACAGACCGTAACCTTGGGCAGTTTGGTCGAGTGCATCAAGTCTCACAGGGGGTTCAGGAGAGGATAGTATCTGAAGCTAACATTCTGAGTCCTCAATTTGGAAAGAGGCTTGGAAACGTTTTTGATTTGCGTGATAGACTGTCCCCTTCTGAACATTTCACTCGTCCTGCCTTGGTGGATCATGTGAAGCCAAATCCTTCACTAGACTTAACAACTGGTTCTCCCCACCATGGACTCAAGCGTGATAACTAACTATCAAGGATAGGCCAAGTGAATTTTTTTGGAGCTTGGCAGGGTAACTAAGTGGTTTTCAGCTGCTTTGGCCAGTCAGTGGCTTgaattgtactccctccgtccggaaatacttgtcggacaaatggatgtatctagatgtattttagttgtagatacatctatttctatccatttctccgacaagtattttgggacggagggagtatcataaTATGACTATGGGAAATATCATTGATTTATTTTGAAGCTAACAACTGTAGATGGATGGAGTCTTTGTTGTCATCCCCACAGATAGACAAAGGTATGTCACAATCTTACAGTTTTTAGTTTATCGCCTGCGTTCAGTTACATGAAACTAGGATCTTTTGCACCTTCAATGTTGTGTGAGCGGCTAACTGAACATGGCTCAAAATGTTCTCCTGAGCTTGTACAACTATAGAGTTAGGATTTTAATGCATGATAAAGACACAAATACACAATTTCCTCTCTAATATTCTTACTTATGATGCCAGCCCCTACTGATTAATGACTTGTTTTAGTGCCCCATCGTTTGCCAGAGTTATGTGGTAAGTCATGTGCATCCGTAAATATATGAACTGGAAAATCCACACTTGAGCCTTTACTTTTTCAAGCATCACACTTGATTTCGGGACATGAAGCTTGTCTTGACCATAGTTCTTGCTAATTTTGCTCTGTATATCGCAGCCCATCCATCCATCCCTGTTAGGCGGAACAACTGGATGTTGCATACTACTACTGGCGTGCTAACAACATGCGTCGAAATGACAACTGTATACTAGGAGACTGAAGAAGCCAGAGCAGTTGGCCACCTCCCTGCCTCTACATGTTAATTGCCCTTCTTGGCGTCCTGATGccatttgtacagaagtaatctCAAGTAAAAGCCAACCAATATTTTGCACAGGAGAAACAGTTGAGCCAAATTCTTTTAACAGCTACCCGAGGTTGTGAAGCGACGGCTGCAAGTTACCATGGAAACTCGTACAAAGAGCATGGTCCCTAATTAAATTAGCTCTCCCGATATGTATAATTTCTCATTCAGATGTACCATCCCAGTTGTTCATATTGAATCGGTATATATACAACTTGTCTGCGTTACTGACGGTAGCCGTATGTATTCCTCCAAGTTCCATATGCATTCTGCCAGCATGTTGCCATGTAGTGAGCCACACCAACCGCATCAATTCACCCGTATGCCGTGCGAAAGGTGGTGCGCTGGGCATAAAGGTTGGGTGTTTGCATCGTCGCGTCTGCTTGTCGCCAGGATTCGGTGTGCTCCTAGTCAGCCCAGTTTGGCAGTATGCAACTATGCATGTGTCCAGTTGCCCTCCTTTCCACGGTAACAAAGTCCGTCCTGGCGATCTACCGCTGCTCCAGCTCCCAGATCGGCCCGACAGCGTGTGCCCCATTTCGAGCTGGCGCGGTGGCTACCAGGTCGTTCTGAGACAATTCACCACCCTTGCCTGTACGTTTTCCTCGCATTCATTGTCCTTTGCTTCGTGTACCCGCATCTTCCACTTGCTTGCACCGGTTGGCAACCCGTTGTGTGCCGTTCGCGGCTAGACGGCAGAGAAATAAGCGGCCAGAGCACGGCGCCTGCCACGGTGTACAGCTTGTCTGCTTGCAGTGTAGCGTTACCACTCTACTTGCTACAGGACCAGAGCGGCAGCCACGCCACGCCCCACGCCGCTAGTTGCCAACCGGCGGTGGCTCCGCTCATCATTGTCCTTTGCCCCCATCACTCTAGCCTGTGACCAAGGGCCTGCCATTGCTTCAGCACGGCCTGAcaggtactccctccatttctaaatataagtcttttagagaattcaaatggactatcacatacggatgtatatagacatacctgtttctaaatataagtcttttaaagatttcaaatggactatcacatacggatgtatatagacatatataagagtgtagattcactcattttgctccgtatgtagtccctTAATGAAATCATTAGAAAgacctatatttaggaacggagggagtagtataggcTGCATGCATGGCGTAGCACGCAGCTGAGCAACGGCTCGAATGAACAGAAACTTCTCTTTACTCGTGGTGAATGGCAGAAATACGGGGGTGCACACATGAATAAACTTGATTGATTGGATTTGCACACACAACTGAGTACTGATGAGATTACATACAAGTCTGGGTTCCGGTTCAGGTGAATACAGAGCAAGACTAGTAGTACATCAAACTTGGAAGACAAATTGGAATTCCACGGTAGTAACACGGACGACGGGAAGAGATAGCCGCCCCATCAGAAATTCAGAACACGCAGCTTTGCTCTTCGGGTTGGGTTGGCATCTTCTTTGTAGCAGGAAGAACAGCAGCTTAGGACTTGGTCTTGAACGGGATCGCTCTGATGACCACCTGGTGGTAgacggcggcgagcgcggcgCCGATGAAGGGGCCGACCCAGAAGATCCACTGCAAACGCGAAAATTTGGTGGATATGTTAGCCCTTATTACTACTATAAGCACAGCAATGCCAAACAATTTCCCAGATAATAATCTACTAAATGGACACTCAAGTCACTGTCCTACTACCAGAAGGCAGTGGTTGCGTGCTACGCCGAGGCAAGTCTCTCGGCATTTCCCTTGAGATCAGGGTAGACTTCCCATATTTGAATAACCAGCAGATGATACACTACTATCATCAGCTACAACTGCTCAATTATTGCAGCTACTATCACATCAGTTCACCAGACTGATAAACTTCCCAATTTACATCGGGTAATTAGGTGTGCAATAGAGAGTAGCTATGCGTCGGCATCAGCTTTAAGTTACTGAATACTACTGCCACCACATGCCTGCAGTTACTACTGCTGCAGAAAACAAGCAAGTGCCATGCTTTCAAGTTCAGAACAAAGGAAAGGAGGGGTGTTAGGTTTCAGTTTCGGTTTTAGTTCACTCACGTGGTCTGACCAGGCGTGCTCCCTGTTGTAGATGATGGCCGCGCCGAGGCTCCTCGCCGGGTTGATGCCGGTGCCGGTGATGGGGATGGTGGCCAGGTGGACCAGGAACACGGCGAACCCGATTGGCAGCGGGGCGAGGATCTGTCGACGTTCCACACACCATTAAGTTTTAAGTAAGCACAGTAAGGAAATTCAACATGGGGAAGAGCAGAGCGGCGGTGATGGGATGGTACTCACGGGAACGTGGGAGTCCCTGGCGTTCCTCTTGGCGTCGGTGGCGGAGAAGACGGTGTAGACGAGGACGAAGGTGCCGATGATCTCGGCGCCGAGGCCGGAGCCCTTGGTGTAGCCGGGCGCCACCACGTTggcgccgccgccgttgcccaTGTACAGGCCCTGCTGGAACCCCTTCACCACGCCGGCGCCGCAGATGGCGCCCAGGCACTGCATGATGATGTAGAACACCGCCCGGGTCAGCGACAGCTTCCTCGCCAGGAACAGCCCGAAGGTCACCGCCGGGTTGATGTGCCCGCCTGCATCCACCCATCCCTTACCAGTTAGCACCACATACTGTAGGAAGCTACAAGAAAGAAGCAGAGAGCAAGGAAGAAGCGGTACCGGAGATGCCGGCGGTGCAGTAGACGAGGGCGAAGATCATGCCGCCGAAGGACCAGGCGATGCCCTGGATGCCGACGGTGGCGCACTTGGAGGCGGCGCCGCTGTACCCCATCACGGTGAGGATGGTGACGTAGAGGAAGAGGAAGGTGGCCATGAACTCGGCGATGCCGGCGCGGTAGAAGGACCAGGACTTGAGCTCGCCGGGCTCGAAAAGCGGCGCCGGCGGGGGCTCCTTGTAGTCCTTGTCCTCGGACCCCTGCGCCGCCGTGCCGATGGGCTGACGCTCCGAGTACTTGTTCGCCCCGAGCCGCACGTCCTCCTCCTTGCCCTCCATCGCTGCTGCCCACTGCCCTCGCCGGAAGGTGGTCGCTGCTCGCCTGAGCTGGAACGGAGCAAGATGGCTTCTGTGAGCTTGTGGTGAGGGCCGCACTGGGAGTGAAGAGTCTTATAGGGCCAACCGGCGGTTCTGGAAGGACGACGGGTGACGAGGACGGCGGGTGGTGGCCCGGCGTGACAGCGAGGAGGAGCGGGCTGGCTTGCTGTTTAGCCTGTTTGTTGCCTAGCTTGCCGCTGCTGCGGCGCTGTGTTGTTTCGTTGTTTGTTTATCCGCTTGTGTTTAACGTTTGAACAAATAAATATTCTTTTTTGAAGCTATAAAAGAAGAAATAATTATTATTTTCAGGCTCAGAGAATTGGTGCAACTGCTGCGTGATCAATCAGTGGCCTGCAAATTGCAGTTGCTATTGCGTCAACTACCTGAGAACATCAATTCGGCATCAGGTAGACAAATGCTTCTCATATTCTGCATTTGAAAAATCGCAATTCAGTATCGAGCTAGTGGTCCTCGGGTGTGTGGGGCGTCGTGTTGTATAAATAATGTGTATAATGgtcgttgctttatatataaaacaGGGCGAAAGTGCAAGTGGtgtctttctttttcttttcaaaAAGGGTTAGGGCTATATATTAGGattcacaagaccttacaaacaGATTAATACAGAAAATAAGATTACAATGAAACCCTTGAGGCTTTGTTCGGTTGAAGTGGGGCGATTCCATGAGTGGTTTCTAACCTCCTAGGGATTGGGTGATCCCCGACTTGTCACCCAAACCCTTCTATTCTCCGTCCACATGAATCCCTGTATACATAACCTGTTCGGTTATTCCCTTTCTAATCCACATCTATGAATCGTTGCCGCTGGTCAACCTCAGGTCAAACTCATGAACCCTAGAAGCTGTGGGAGAAGTAGAGGGgaaggaagaggaggagaagcTCACCAGATGGGAGAGGAGGAAGGAGTGGGGAAGTATGCCGCCATCGTCGCCTCCGGATGGCCGCACCGCCGCCGCTAAATCgcaggggagagagagagagagagagctcggggACTCGATTGTTTTCTGGCGTACCGTTTCGTCGCTCGGGAGGGATTGGTTCCACTGGTAGAGTGGGGAGGATTTTATCCCGGGTAGTTCCACGGGGTTTGAGAGGGATTGGACGGGAGTGTAGCCCCAGCCGGGCTTAACCGAACACGTTCATAAAGTATGTTGGGGTCGAATCCCGGTCGGGACGAAACCACGGGGTTCGGCGGGGATTGGACGCCAATCCCGACGGGGGAGGGGCTAACCGAACAAAGCCTGAGGGTGTTAAAGTCTTCTTCCTCCTGCATCCATCGCCGACGTGCCGTGAGCATACCTCGATGCCTCCTATGGGCCTCCCCTTGGTGGAGCAAACCTTTTGAAGCCCAGAAGGCCAGAAAGTCATTGATGCACATCGGGAGATGTCGGCGGCCGAGAGAACCGTTGGTGCTAAAAATATATCATCTCGCTCATGCGACGCGCCCCGCGTGCTTGTCACAATAGCGCTTGCTCCACCACCGGACCTCACCTCCTCcccatgtcctcctcctcgtcgccgccgccgtaggGTGTACGCTAGGCGAAGTTTGTGCGTCACTGGCAGTGGCGGGGCTATGGCCTCCCTCATCTGCTAGAGATTTAGGCGACGTGGGAAAGCTGCTAGTGGGGGCGTGGGCTTCAACGGGGCTCCTCGCGACGGGCGGGCGTCGATCTGGCGGTTGTTGGGCTGGGAGGCGGCGGTGGCTAGGTCGGGCTCACTCGAATTTGGATACCGGTGTGTTGTGGATGGCACAACCGGCGGTGCTTGGCGACGAGGTGTTCCCGCGACGTGTTGCAGGTGTAGGGTGTGCCGGTGGCGATGACAGCGCCCCGGCGTCGAGGGACTGGCCTAGGCGGCGATGATTTTTCAGAACGTGGTCGGCCTGGTAGGTTTGTCTCATGAAGGTGGCGGTGGTCTGGTTCCAACGATCGTGGGACCTAGGTGACGTGCTGCTGGTGGACGGTGCAATGTGATTGGCAGTCGCGCGTCCCAGTGGTTGGCAATCGGTGAAGGTGTTAGCTTGGGGTGATCGAGATCCGTGTCTTGACCCTTTCGGCGTATAAAATCGGGATCTGACCCCGGTATGGAAAATTTTCAAGATTTGACCCTTTTAGCTACCGCCGGAGGCCCTGGCGGTAGAGACATATAGGCTACCGCCGCCCAGGTGGCGGTAGGTTCCGTTGACGGCCGTCTGGTCGTTAACGGGCGCTGACATGGCAAAGGGATCTACCGCCGCCGGCTTTGGCGGTAGGCTCCGACAACCTACCGCCAGGCTctctggcggtagggtcctgGAGGATAAGGTTTGGTGGGGTCCACTCACCACCCACCCACTCCACTCATCTTCTTCCCCGAGCTctcactctctccccctcttctccCCCACCCAAGCACCCACTAGATCCCCCTCCATTGCTTGAGATTTGCCCCGTGGATCGAGGCCATTTGCATCACCCAAGGTACCTCCCCCATCCCCCTTCATTTGGTTGGTTCAAAATCATCTACTTTTGTTGTAATCAACTAGTTTTGCAACCCCCCTAGTTCTTCCTCTAGTTTAGCATTTATTGTGCATTTATGGTGCATTTATGGGTCATTTATGGTGCATTTATGGTTGACCTAAGTAATATGTGTCACTCTTTGTTGTGGCAAGCTAGCTCAAGTGTTAGGGTTAGGGGTTTAGTTAGGTTAGGGTTAGCGCTGTGATTAAGGTATACTAGTTCTTAGATTCAACTCTTATATTTTAGATAGTTCATCCATATGAAATGGCCGGTCCATGGATGACTCAATTTTGTTCCATTGTTTTTAGATGGATAAACTAGTGAATGTGCATCATTTGGACAAGGCGGCTTTCATGGATGGAAATGCCGACGAAGGGGAGGAGGCCATGGTTTTTGACACAAGCCCGAGCTATGATGATATTGTCGTGAAAGTGAGAAGCGTCCTCAATTGGATTAACCCAAGTGATGGTGTGAAGCTTGTTGGGCGATATGATGTGGGAGTGGGAGTAAAATCCCGATTAAAGAGTATGCCCATCACCTCTCAATTGCATTGGGATGTGTATAAGGAGAAAGTTGAGGGATCACAAGACAAGTCACTTGAGTTATTTGCCACAAAGGTTGAAGTTCCTCGGCCACTACTCGACTTGAACCGGAATGTGTCCTCCCCAATACATGATGTTGTCGTGGTGTATGACCACAATGCGGCTAGCCAACCACCAAGTAGCCAACCAAATGAAGAGGACATCAGTGCTAGAGCCATAGTTCTTCTAGGTGATGATCATGTTGGAGATGAGGCCGTTGCTCATGTTGATGAACATGcaaatgttcatgttgatgaagatgccattgctcaTGTTGATGGAGATGCTATTGCTCAAGATGATATGTATGCGGAAGAAGAAGAGATTCATTACAATCCCATTGGTGACTTGGATGTCATTGTGCATCAACAAGACATGGACCGTAACCTCCCTTATAGCCGTATGTGTAGGTATGAGTCGGATGATGAGGGTCCACCGGAAGAACTGGATGAGGATGGATTCACGGCGCAAGAAAATCAAATTTACAAGAAGGTCAATGGCAAGGAAAGAGGACCCTCTTTGTTTCATGATCTTAGTCTTGCCGACAATGCCGTTGTTGATGGTGGCATGAGGTTGGGCTTGGTCGAACCATCACCTTGCCCGAGGATGGGTGATCCAAGGCCACCGGGTGAGGATGAGAATGCTCATTTGAAGAAAGGGATCAAGTTTGGTTGTTTGCAAGAGTTCAAGATATGGTTGAGTGACTATGCCATTCGGAACCACAGGTCGTTCGTTGTTGGTCATTCCATCAAAAAATTGCGCTACACCATCAAGTGTGACAAAGAAGGTTGCCCATGGAAGGTCCGTGGAAGAAAGATCAAGGAAACCGGGCAATGGGAGTTGAAGAGTTGTGTGGTCACCCACAAATGCATACCGCCGGAGAAAGCGGACCGAAGCAAGGGACACCGCCAACTCACGTCCGAGTATCTAGGCTATAAATAGTTGAATGAGATATCCCATGATCCAACCGTGAAGGTGAAGTTCCTCATGAGTTCGGTCTTCGAACGATTCGGGTACCCGGTCAAGTATGGAAAGGCGTGGATGGCCAAGGTAAACACTATAAGGATGTTGCATGGTGATTATGTCGCTGCGTACAATATTCTTCCGAGAATGTTGGGAGCCATTGCTCATCGGAACCCGGGCATGCGCCATAGGGTCGAGTCAATCGAGGGAGTGTTTCATCGAGCTTTTTGGAGCTTTGGGCAATGCATTGATGCATTTAGGCATTGCTGCCCCGTGTTGTCaattgatggcacgttcttgaccggaAAGTACAAGGGCACGTTGATGGTAGCAATGGCCCACTCGTCCAATGACAATGTGTTGCCGGTGGCATTTGCGTTGGTGCTTTCCGAGCACGATGATAATTGGGAGTGGTTTATGGATCATGTGAGGACAAATGTGATTGGCCCCAAAAGAGAGGTGTGCATCATATCGGATCGCCATCACGGGATTCTCAAAGCAATAGAAGTTGACATTCCAGGCTATCC contains:
- the LOC109766113 gene encoding aquaporin PIP1-3/PIP1-4, translated to MEGKEEDVRLGANKYSERQPIGTAAQGSEDKDYKEPPPAPLFEPGELKSWSFYRAGIAEFMATFLFLYVTILTVMGYSGAASKCATVGIQGIAWSFGGMIFALVYCTAGISGGHINPAVTFGLFLARKLSLTRAVFYIIMQCLGAICGAGVVKGFQQGLYMGNGGGANVVAPGYTKGSGLGAEIIGTFVLVYTVFSATDAKRNARDSHVPILAPLPIGFAVFLVHLATIPITGTGINPARSLGAAIIYNREHAWSDHWIFWVGPFIGAALAAVYHQVVIRAIPFKTKS